A window of Thermovibrio guaymasensis contains these coding sequences:
- the hisB gene encoding imidazoleglycerol-phosphate dehydratase HisB: MREGIVERKTSETSVYVRINLDGSGNYSVKTDVPFLTHMLELFSRHSLFDLEVVATGDVEVDHHHLIEDVGITLGTALEKALRDKRGINRYGFFTLPMDETLISAAIDLSGRPYFVYRGFPEFKTLMGIEFDLLREFWKSFSHSLKCNLHINCHYGLNLHHMAEGTFKAVARALRVAVAIDDRVNGIPSTKGKL, translated from the coding sequence ATGAGAGAAGGGATTGTTGAGAGGAAAACATCTGAGACCTCTGTTTACGTTAGAATAAACCTTGACGGAAGCGGAAACTACTCAGTAAAAACAGACGTTCCATTTTTAACCCACATGCTGGAGCTCTTTTCCCGCCATTCCCTCTTTGACCTTGAAGTAGTTGCAACTGGAGACGTTGAAGTTGACCACCATCACCTAATTGAGGACGTTGGAATAACCCTTGGAACTGCCCTAGAAAAGGCCCTGAGAGATAAAAGGGGAATCAACAGGTACGGCTTTTTCACTCTTCCAATGGATGAAACGTTAATCTCTGCAGCAATTGACTTGTCCGGACGCCCCTACTTCGTCTATAGAGGTTTTCCAGAGTTTAAGACCTTAATGGGAATAGAGTTTGACCTCTTGAGGGAGTTCTGGAAGTCCTTCTCCCACTCTCTCAAGTGCAACCTCCACATAAACTGCCACTACGGTTTAAACCTCCACCACATGGCTGAGGGGACCTTCAAGGCCGTTGCAAGGGCTTTAAGGGTTGCAGTGGCAATAGATGACAGAGTAAATGGAATTCCATCAACAAAAGGAAAGTTATAA
- the pheA gene encoding prephenate dehydratase: MKRLETLRKEIDQIDREILSLLNRRAELAKEVGQIKKKEGLPFYVPGREAKILSKLEELNQGPLPPESIRAIFREIISACRALEEPTRVVFLGPQATFTHLAAIKHFGTSSDLRPKDSITEVFDEVEKGRVDYGVVPIENSIEGIVNYTIDMFLDTDLKISGEVFIPVNLHLMSKENSLSDIRKVYSHRHALAQARKWLSENLPKADLVEVSSTSKAAEIASSEPGSAAVASEAAALLYDLNILAKNIQELTKNFTRFLIIGKRDSDYPSGRDKTSIMFSTRHRAGALFKALQPFAVYDVNLTKIESRPTKKKPWEYVFFVDLDGHRKEDRVAKALKELEENCSFFKVLGSYPAGFKE; this comes from the coding sequence ATGAAGAGACTGGAAACTCTAAGGAAAGAGATTGACCAGATTGACAGGGAGATACTCTCTCTCTTAAACAGGAGAGCAGAACTTGCAAAGGAAGTAGGTCAGATAAAGAAAAAGGAAGGACTACCCTTTTACGTACCCGGAAGGGAGGCAAAGATCCTCTCAAAGCTTGAAGAGCTAAATCAAGGGCCTCTTCCTCCAGAGAGTATAAGGGCGATCTTCAGGGAGATAATTTCGGCCTGTAGGGCTTTAGAAGAGCCAACACGAGTTGTATTTTTAGGACCTCAGGCAACCTTCACCCACCTTGCAGCCATCAAACACTTTGGAACTTCTTCAGACTTAAGGCCTAAGGACTCAATTACTGAAGTCTTTGATGAAGTTGAAAAGGGAAGGGTTGATTACGGAGTAGTTCCTATTGAGAACTCAATAGAGGGGATAGTCAACTACACGATAGACATGTTCCTTGATACCGACTTAAAGATAAGCGGAGAGGTCTTTATTCCCGTTAACCTACACCTTATGAGTAAAGAGAACTCCCTATCAGACATAAGAAAAGTCTACTCCCACCGCCACGCTCTAGCTCAGGCAAGGAAGTGGCTCTCAGAAAACCTTCCAAAGGCAGATTTAGTGGAAGTTTCAAGCACTTCTAAAGCTGCTGAAATTGCTAGTTCAGAACCCGGCTCTGCTGCAGTTGCCAGTGAAGCTGCAGCACTACTTTACGATCTAAACATCCTTGCAAAGAACATTCAGGAGCTAACGAAGAACTTTACCCGTTTCCTGATAATCGGAAAGAGGGACTCAGACTATCCAAGCGGAAGGGATAAGACCTCAATAATGTTTAGCACCCGCCACAGAGCTGGAGCCCTTTTTAAAGCCCTCCAGCCCTTTGCAGTTTACGATGTTAACCTCACAAAGATTGAATCAAGGCCCACAAAGAAAAAACCCTGGGAGTACGTATTTTTCGTTGACCTTGACGGACACAGGAAGGAGGATAGGGTGGCAAAGGCTCTAAAGGAGCTTGAAGAGAACTGCTCCTTCTTCAAAGTCTTAGGCTCATATCCTGCTGGATTTAAGGAGTAG